In Saccharothrix syringae, the following are encoded in one genomic region:
- a CDS encoding ABC transporter substrate-binding protein — MEKPLSHFRIPALIAAAALALTACAGADAEDQVVSGGKVINLGPDQQRVTAEKVDAIAALVPERFRREGRITVGGSAGTAPPLRFYATDDKTPIGVETDIAVLVAGVLGLEAQLEVSSWENLFVGLDSGQYALGISNITVTEERKEKYDFATYRLDTLAFEALKGGSWRVDGPEDVAGKVVAVDSGTNQEKILVDWSKANEAAGRPATDIKYYKNASDYYLALESGRIDAYFGPNPTSAYHVATSGKTEVIGTFSGGGELQGKIAVTTKKGSGLVEPVAKAVDHLIANGKYAEVLERWGLAGEAVEKSEINPPGLPKTS; from the coding sequence ATGGAGAAACCCTTGTCCCACTTCAGGATTCCCGCCCTCATCGCCGCCGCGGCCCTGGCGCTGACGGCGTGCGCGGGCGCCGACGCGGAGGACCAGGTCGTCAGCGGCGGCAAGGTCATCAACCTCGGTCCCGACCAGCAGCGCGTCACCGCGGAGAAGGTCGACGCCATCGCCGCCCTGGTGCCCGAGCGGTTCCGCCGCGAGGGCCGCATCACCGTAGGCGGCTCGGCCGGCACCGCGCCGCCGCTGCGCTTCTACGCCACCGACGACAAGACGCCCATCGGCGTGGAGACCGACATCGCCGTGCTCGTCGCCGGCGTGCTCGGCCTGGAGGCGCAGCTGGAGGTGTCGTCCTGGGAGAACCTGTTCGTCGGCCTCGACAGCGGCCAGTACGCGCTGGGCATCTCGAACATCACCGTGACCGAGGAGCGCAAGGAGAAGTACGACTTCGCCACCTACCGCCTGGACACGCTCGCGTTCGAAGCCCTCAAGGGCGGCTCGTGGCGGGTGGACGGGCCCGAGGACGTGGCCGGGAAGGTCGTCGCGGTCGACTCGGGCACCAACCAGGAGAAGATCCTGGTCGACTGGAGCAAGGCCAACGAGGCGGCGGGCAGGCCGGCGACGGACATCAAGTACTACAAGAACGCGTCCGACTACTACCTGGCCCTGGAGTCCGGTCGGATCGACGCGTACTTCGGCCCGAACCCGACCTCGGCGTACCACGTGGCCACGTCGGGGAAGACCGAGGTCATCGGCACCTTCTCCGGTGGCGGGGAGCTGCAGGGCAAGATCGCGGTGACCACGAAGAAGGGGAGCGGGCTCGTCGAGCCGGTCGCGAAGGCCGTCGACCACCTGATCGCGAACGGCAAGTACGCCGAGGTGCTGGAGCGGTGGGGGTTGGCGGGGGAGGCGGTGGAGAAGTCCGAGATCAACCCGCCGGGCTTGCCGAAGACGTCCTGA
- a CDS encoding amino acid ABC transporter ATP-binding protein: MVHLRGVRKSFGDNEVLRGVDLEVRAGEVVVVLGPSGSGKSTLLRTINHLEKVDAGLVTVDGELIGYRRRGDRLHELREREVLRQRTHIGFVFQNFNLFPHLTVLENVVEAPVSALRRPVARARDQARRLLARVGLSDKEDAYPRHLSGGQQQRVAIARALALEPKVLLFDEPTSALDPELVGEVLDVIKDLARSGTTMVVVTHEVGFAREVADTVVFLDGGAVVEQGPPARVLDDPRHPRTRAFLSKVL, encoded by the coding sequence ATGGTGCACCTGCGCGGTGTCCGCAAGAGCTTCGGCGACAACGAGGTGCTGCGCGGCGTGGACCTGGAGGTCCGGGCGGGCGAGGTGGTCGTGGTCCTCGGGCCGTCCGGGTCGGGCAAGTCGACGCTGCTGCGCACGATCAACCACCTGGAGAAGGTCGACGCGGGCCTGGTCACCGTCGACGGCGAGCTGATCGGCTACCGCCGCCGCGGCGACCGGCTCCACGAGCTGCGGGAGCGCGAGGTGCTGCGGCAGCGCACGCACATCGGCTTCGTGTTCCAGAACTTCAACCTGTTCCCGCACCTGACCGTGCTGGAGAACGTCGTCGAGGCGCCGGTGTCCGCGCTGCGCCGCCCGGTCGCGCGGGCCCGTGACCAGGCGCGCCGGCTGCTGGCCAGGGTCGGCCTGTCGGACAAGGAGGACGCCTACCCGCGGCACCTGTCCGGGGGCCAGCAGCAGCGCGTGGCCATCGCCCGCGCCCTGGCCCTGGAGCCCAAGGTGCTGCTGTTCGACGAACCCACGTCCGCGCTCGACCCGGAGCTGGTGGGGGAGGTGCTGGACGTGATCAAGGACCTGGCGCGCTCCGGCACCACGATGGTCGTGGTCACCCACGAGGTGGGCTTCGCCCGCGAGGTCGCCGACACCGTCGTCTTCCTCGACGGCGGCGCCGTGGTCGAGCAGGGCCCGCCGGCCCGCGTGCTCGACGACCCGCGGCACCCGCGCACCCGCGCGTTCCTGTCCAAAGTGCTCTGA
- a CDS encoding amino acid ABC transporter permease, which yields MSVSAQPRLHAPDEPGDPPPVLKVVPARHPWRWVGIVVVLVLVAQFVHGLVTNPGWDWATFARFFTAESVLRAVLVTLQLTVYGTAIGFALGIVLALMRLSRSRFLVAVSWTYTWAFRSIPLIVQLLFWFNISYLYQELRFGVPFGPTFFGFDTKDLISPMGAAVLGLALHQAAYAAEIVRSGIISVDHGQLEAAAALGIPKGRQFRRIVLPQAMRSILPNATNEVISLFKGTSVVSVVAIGELFYQVQVIYGRNARVVALLMVATVWYIALTTVLSIAQHYIEKHYAKGATRHREGWKWAR from the coding sequence ATGAGCGTGTCCGCACAACCGCGCCTGCACGCGCCCGACGAGCCGGGCGACCCGCCGCCCGTGCTGAAGGTCGTGCCCGCCCGCCACCCGTGGCGGTGGGTCGGCATCGTCGTCGTGCTGGTGCTCGTCGCCCAGTTCGTCCACGGCCTGGTCACCAACCCCGGTTGGGACTGGGCCACGTTCGCCCGGTTCTTCACCGCCGAGTCCGTGCTCAGGGCCGTGCTGGTCACCCTGCAGCTGACCGTCTACGGCACCGCCATCGGCTTCGCGCTGGGCATCGTGCTGGCCCTGATGCGGCTGTCGCGAAGCCGGTTCCTGGTGGCCGTGAGCTGGACCTACACCTGGGCGTTCCGGTCCATCCCGCTGATCGTGCAGCTGCTGTTCTGGTTCAACATCTCCTACCTCTACCAGGAGCTGCGCTTCGGCGTCCCGTTCGGCCCGACCTTCTTCGGCTTCGACACGAAGGACCTGATCAGCCCCATGGGCGCGGCCGTGCTCGGCCTGGCCCTGCACCAGGCGGCCTACGCGGCGGAGATCGTGCGCTCCGGCATCATCTCGGTCGACCACGGCCAGCTGGAGGCCGCGGCGGCGCTGGGCATCCCGAAGGGCCGCCAGTTCCGCCGGATCGTCCTGCCGCAGGCCATGCGCTCCATCCTGCCGAACGCCACCAACGAGGTGATCAGCCTGTTCAAGGGCACCTCGGTGGTCTCGGTGGTGGCCATCGGCGAGCTGTTCTACCAGGTGCAGGTGATCTACGGGCGCAACGCGCGGGTCGTCGCGCTGCTCATGGTCGCCACCGTCTGGTACATCGCGCTGACCACCGTGCTGTCGATCGCGCAGCACTACATCGAGAAGCACTACGCCAAGGGCGCCACCCGGCACCGGGAGGGGTGGAAGTGGGCGAGGTGA
- a CDS encoding LPXTG cell wall anchor domain-containing protein produces the protein MKFARVGAFAGTLAATAAASVLFAAPASAHTPHLEPSCKDGQATLDVNLKDYQVKEGKTNHVVVKVNGETRTDRDFDRNFSQKYSAPADKDKVTFVVDIKAWDDVNGEKRYTRTEVREVDPCPAKQQQPPAQQPPVEQPPVEQPPVDESSSAAPAPTTTVAPTTSSAAVVPIAAEETPLANTGASIAIPLVIGLVLLGGGAALLIVQRKRAARN, from the coding sequence ATGAAGTTCGCCAGAGTTGGCGCCTTCGCCGGCACCCTCGCTGCCACGGCCGCCGCGTCCGTCCTCTTCGCGGCTCCTGCCTCCGCGCACACCCCGCACCTGGAGCCCTCCTGCAAGGACGGCCAGGCCACCCTCGACGTCAACCTGAAGGACTACCAGGTCAAGGAGGGCAAGACCAACCACGTCGTCGTCAAGGTCAACGGCGAGACGCGCACCGACCGGGATTTCGACAGGAACTTCTCCCAGAAGTACTCCGCGCCCGCCGACAAGGACAAGGTCACGTTCGTCGTCGACATCAAGGCGTGGGACGACGTGAACGGCGAGAAGCGCTACACCAGGACCGAGGTCCGCGAGGTGGACCCGTGCCCGGCCAAGCAGCAGCAGCCGCCGGCGCAGCAGCCCCCCGTCGAGCAGCCCCCCGTCGAGCAGCCGCCGGTCGACGAGTCCTCCAGCGCGGCGCCCGCCCCGACCACGACGGTGGCCCCGACCACCTCGTCCGCCGCGGTCGTGCCGATCGCCGCGGAGGAGACCCCGCTGGCCAACACCGGCGCCAGCATCGCGATCCCGCTGGTCATCGGCCTGGTCCTGCTGGGCGGCGGCGCGGCCCTGCTGATCGTGCAGCGCAAGCGGGCGGCCCGCAACTGA
- a CDS encoding zinc-dependent alcohol dehydrogenase family protein: MKAAVITGVGAVEVADVPDPTPGPREVVVDVAACGLCGTDLHILQGEFAPTLPVVPGHEFAGVVAEVGSAVTEVEVGDRVAVDPSLYCHECRMCRLGRGNLCERWAAIGVTTGGGAAEYALAPVANCVKLPEHVRTEDAALIEPLSCAVRGYDVLRSAMGARVLIYGSGTMGLMMLQLGKLTGAVSVEVVDLNPDRLATAELLGVTATAATPDELDRPGGWDVVIDATGSEKAIQDGLGRVAKGGTFLQFGVADYAARVTVEPYRIYNQEITITGSMAVLHSFERAADLFATGVLDPEVFISDRLPLGDYAGALERFRAGQGRKVLVLP; this comes from the coding sequence GTGAAAGCTGCCGTCATCACCGGGGTGGGCGCGGTCGAGGTCGCCGACGTGCCCGACCCGACGCCGGGGCCGCGCGAGGTCGTCGTGGACGTCGCCGCGTGCGGCCTGTGCGGCACCGACCTGCACATCCTCCAGGGCGAGTTCGCCCCGACCCTGCCGGTGGTGCCGGGCCACGAGTTCGCCGGCGTGGTCGCCGAGGTGGGCAGCGCGGTGACCGAGGTGGAGGTCGGCGACCGGGTGGCCGTCGACCCGTCGCTGTACTGCCACGAGTGCCGCATGTGCCGGCTGGGGCGCGGCAACCTGTGCGAGCGGTGGGCGGCGATCGGCGTGACCACCGGCGGCGGCGCGGCGGAGTACGCGCTGGCGCCGGTGGCGAACTGCGTGAAGCTGCCCGAGCACGTGCGCACCGAGGACGCCGCCCTGATCGAGCCGCTGTCGTGCGCGGTGCGCGGCTACGACGTGCTGCGGTCGGCCATGGGTGCCCGGGTGCTCATCTACGGGTCGGGCACGATGGGGCTGATGATGCTCCAGCTGGGCAAGCTCACCGGCGCGGTGTCGGTCGAGGTGGTCGACCTCAACCCGGACCGCCTGGCAACGGCCGAGCTGCTGGGCGTCACGGCCACCGCGGCCACCCCGGACGAGCTGGACCGCCCCGGCGGGTGGGACGTGGTCATCGACGCCACCGGCAGCGAGAAGGCCATCCAGGACGGGCTGGGCCGGGTCGCCAAGGGAGGCACGTTCCTGCAGTTCGGGGTGGCCGACTACGCGGCGCGGGTGACCGTCGAGCCGTACCGGATCTACAACCAGGAGATCACGATCACCGGGTCGATGGCGGTGCTGCACTCGTTCGAGCGGGCCGCGGACCTGTTCGCCACGGGGGTGCTCGACCCGGAGGTGTTCATCAGCGACCGGTTGCCGTTGGGCGACTACGCGGGGGCGCTGGAGAGGTTCCGGGCGGGGCAGGGGCGCAAGGTCCTGGTGCTGCCGTAG
- a CDS encoding carbohydrate ABC transporter permease, with translation MSRVWGVLAWFSGLLFFAPVAWMVLTSLHSEPDAATNPPSLAAPLTLDGYREFFGSGPWPPLLNSLSASVGSTVLVLLLAVPAAYALSVKKVEKWSDVLFFFLSTKMLPVVAGLLPIYLVAQYAGLLDNISFLVVLYTSMNLPIAVWLMRSFLAEVPGEILEAAALDGAGLPTILRRVVAPVALPGIAATSLICFIFSWNELLFARVLTGVVAGTAPVYLTGFVTSQGLFLAKVCAAATVVSLPVLVAGFAAQDKLVQGLSLGAVK, from the coding sequence GTGAGCCGGGTCTGGGGTGTGCTCGCCTGGTTCTCCGGGCTGCTGTTCTTCGCGCCGGTGGCGTGGATGGTGCTGACCTCGCTGCACAGCGAGCCGGACGCGGCGACCAACCCGCCGTCGCTCGCCGCGCCGCTGACGCTCGACGGCTACCGCGAGTTCTTCGGCTCCGGCCCGTGGCCGCCGCTGCTGAACTCGCTCAGCGCGTCGGTCGGGTCGACGGTGCTCGTGCTGCTGCTGGCGGTGCCCGCGGCGTACGCGCTGTCGGTCAAGAAGGTCGAGAAGTGGTCGGACGTGCTGTTCTTCTTCCTGTCCACCAAGATGCTGCCGGTGGTGGCCGGCCTGCTGCCGATCTACCTGGTCGCGCAGTACGCGGGCCTGCTGGACAACATCTCGTTCCTGGTCGTGCTCTACACGTCGATGAACCTGCCGATCGCGGTGTGGCTGATGCGGTCGTTCCTGGCCGAGGTGCCGGGGGAGATCCTGGAGGCCGCCGCGCTCGACGGGGCCGGGCTGCCCACGATCCTGCGCCGCGTGGTCGCGCCGGTCGCCCTGCCCGGCATCGCCGCGACCTCGCTGATCTGCTTCATCTTCAGCTGGAACGAGCTGCTGTTCGCCCGCGTGCTGACCGGCGTGGTCGCCGGCACCGCGCCGGTCTACCTCACCGGGTTCGTCACCAGCCAGGGGTTGTTCCTGGCCAAGGTGTGCGCCGCCGCCACGGTGGTGTCGCTGCCGGTGCTCGTCGCCGGGTTCGCCGCCCAGGACAAGCTGGTCCAGGGCCTTTCTCTGGGAGCCGTGAAGTGA
- a CDS encoding carbohydrate ABC transporter permease: protein MTAAARWARRAPLLPALVFTILVTQLPFAATLVISLMRWNSLDPADRGFAGADNYVAVFTDPDLRSAVGTTVVLTAVVVLVSLLLGLGLALLLDRRFAGRGVVRTMLIAPFLVVPVAAALLWKHALYNPEYGLFNGALTWLFGEGAPQPEWISEMPLTAVEASLVWQWTPFMMLILLAGLQSRPQDAVEAARVDGATPWQVFRHLTLPHLRQYLELGALLGSIYVVQNFDAVFTITSGGLGTANLPYAVYQTFYQAHDYGRASAAGVVVVLGSIVIATFALRVVSSLLREEGRTGVRA from the coding sequence GTGACGGCGGCGGCGCGCTGGGCCCGGCGCGCGCCGCTGCTGCCGGCCCTGGTCTTCACGATCCTGGTCACCCAGCTGCCGTTCGCGGCCACCCTGGTGATCTCGCTGATGCGCTGGAACTCGCTGGACCCGGCCGACCGCGGGTTCGCGGGCGCCGACAACTACGTCGCCGTGTTCACCGACCCGGACCTGCGCTCGGCCGTGGGCACCACGGTCGTGCTCACCGCGGTCGTGGTGCTGGTCAGCCTGCTGCTGGGCCTCGGGCTGGCCCTGCTGCTGGACCGGCGGTTCGCCGGCCGCGGGGTGGTGCGCACCATGCTCATCGCGCCGTTCCTGGTGGTGCCGGTCGCCGCCGCCCTGCTGTGGAAGCACGCGCTCTACAACCCGGAGTACGGCCTGTTCAACGGCGCCCTGACCTGGTTGTTCGGCGAGGGCGCCCCGCAGCCGGAGTGGATCAGCGAGATGCCGCTGACCGCGGTCGAGGCGTCGCTGGTGTGGCAGTGGACGCCGTTCATGATGCTGATCCTGCTGGCCGGCCTGCAGAGCCGGCCGCAGGACGCGGTCGAGGCCGCGCGCGTCGACGGCGCCACGCCGTGGCAGGTGTTCCGCCACCTGACGCTGCCGCACCTGCGGCAGTACCTGGAGCTGGGCGCCCTGCTCGGGTCGATCTACGTGGTGCAGAACTTCGACGCGGTGTTCACCATCACCTCGGGCGGCCTGGGCACGGCCAACCTGCCCTACGCGGTCTACCAGACCTTCTACCAGGCCCACGACTACGGCCGGGCGTCCGCGGCGGGCGTGGTGGTCGTGCTCGGGTCCATCGTCATCGCCACGTTCGCCCTGCGCGTGGTGTCGTCGCTGCTGCGCGAGGAAGGCCGGACGGGGGTGCGCGCGTGA
- a CDS encoding ABC transporter substrate-binding protein, with protein MKSLRYGGLLAAVLMATTACAGAGGGGGTGENSINVLMVNNPQMQDLQKLAADNFTKDTGITVNFTVLPENDVRDKISQDFSSQAGQYDVATISNYETPIYARNGWLTPLDDHVAEDTAFDQGDILEPIRRSLTAADGKVYAQPFYGESSFLMYRKDVLDAQGITVPERPTWQQVADIAARVDGAQPGMKGICLRGQPGWGQLMAPLTTVVNTFGGTWFTEDWQARVNAPEFKQATEFYVNLVRAHGEAGAPQAGFAECLNNMTQGKVAMWYDATVAAGLLEAADSPVRGKLGFAQAPVVRTDSSAWLYTWAFGIQKASKKADNAWKFVSWASGKGYEELVGKSLGWSRVPDGKRRSTYQRPEYLAASGSFAAQAEAAIAGAKPDDPGVQARPAAGIQFVGIPEFTDLGTRVSQGISAAIAGSTTVDEALAEGQRLAEAVAAKHRGN; from the coding sequence ATGAAGTCACTCCGGTATGGCGGCCTGCTCGCCGCGGTGCTCATGGCCACGACCGCGTGCGCCGGCGCGGGAGGCGGCGGCGGGACCGGCGAGAACTCGATCAACGTCCTGATGGTCAACAACCCGCAGATGCAGGACCTGCAGAAGCTGGCCGCCGACAACTTCACCAAGGACACCGGCATCACCGTCAACTTCACCGTGCTGCCCGAGAACGACGTCCGCGACAAGATCAGCCAGGACTTCTCCAGCCAGGCCGGCCAGTACGACGTGGCCACGATCAGCAACTACGAGACGCCGATCTACGCCCGCAACGGCTGGCTCACCCCGCTCGACGACCACGTCGCCGAGGACACCGCGTTCGACCAGGGCGACATCCTCGAACCGATCCGCCGGTCCCTCACCGCCGCCGACGGCAAGGTCTACGCCCAGCCGTTCTACGGCGAGTCGTCGTTCCTGATGTACCGCAAGGACGTCCTGGACGCCCAGGGCATCACCGTGCCCGAGAGGCCGACCTGGCAGCAGGTCGCCGACATCGCCGCCCGGGTGGACGGCGCGCAGCCCGGCATGAAGGGCATCTGCCTGCGCGGCCAGCCCGGCTGGGGCCAGCTGATGGCGCCGCTGACCACCGTGGTCAACACCTTCGGCGGCACCTGGTTCACCGAGGACTGGCAGGCGCGGGTCAACGCGCCGGAGTTCAAGCAGGCCACCGAGTTCTACGTCAACCTGGTCCGCGCGCACGGCGAGGCGGGCGCGCCGCAGGCCGGGTTCGCCGAGTGCCTGAACAACATGACCCAGGGCAAGGTCGCCATGTGGTACGACGCCACGGTCGCGGCTGGCCTGCTGGAGGCCGCCGACTCGCCGGTCAGGGGCAAGCTCGGCTTCGCCCAGGCGCCGGTCGTGCGGACCGACAGCTCCGCCTGGCTCTACACCTGGGCGTTCGGCATCCAGAAGGCGAGCAAGAAGGCCGACAACGCGTGGAAGTTCGTCTCCTGGGCGTCCGGCAAGGGCTACGAGGAGCTGGTCGGCAAGTCCCTGGGCTGGTCCAGGGTCCCCGACGGCAAGCGCCGCTCCACCTACCAGCGGCCGGAGTACCTGGCGGCGAGCGGGTCGTTCGCCGCGCAGGCCGAGGCGGCGATCGCGGGCGCCAAGCCCGACGACCCGGGCGTGCAGGCGCGGCCCGCGGCCGGCATCCAGTTCGTCGGCATCCCCGAGTTCACCGACCTGGGCACGCGGGTGTCGCAGGGGATCAGCGCCGCCATCGCCGGGTCGACCACCGTGGACGAGGCGCTGGCCGAGGGGCAGCGGCTCGCCGAGGCCGTGGCCGCGAAGCACCGGGGCAACTGA
- a CDS encoding DeoR/GlpR family DNA-binding transcription regulator yields the protein MRAEERKRHILARARADGRVDVAEIAVELRVAQETVRRDLRVLDEHGLVRRTHGGAFPVESAGYETGLKFRSHSMVPEKRRIARAAAERLGDAETVFIDEGYTPQLVAENLPTGRPLTVITASLPTAAALSEAPATTVLLLGGRVRGRTLATVDHWATRMLAEMVIDLAYIGANGISREHGLTTPDPAVGAVKAQALASARRRVFVGVHTKFGVSSFHRFAGVADLEAVITDSVLPAGEAHRYSLLGPKVVRA from the coding sequence ATGCGAGCCGAGGAGCGCAAGCGCCACATCCTGGCCAGGGCCCGGGCCGACGGCCGGGTCGACGTGGCCGAGATCGCGGTCGAGCTGCGGGTGGCGCAGGAAACCGTCCGGCGCGACCTGCGGGTCCTCGACGAGCACGGCCTGGTCCGCCGCACCCACGGCGGCGCGTTCCCGGTGGAGAGCGCCGGGTACGAGACCGGCCTGAAGTTCCGGTCCCACTCGATGGTGCCGGAGAAGAGGCGGATCGCCCGGGCCGCCGCGGAACGGCTCGGTGACGCGGAGACGGTCTTCATCGACGAGGGCTACACCCCCCAGCTCGTCGCCGAGAACCTGCCCACCGGCAGGCCGCTGACCGTGATCACCGCGTCGCTGCCCACCGCGGCGGCGCTGTCCGAGGCGCCCGCGACCACGGTCCTGCTGCTCGGCGGCCGGGTGCGCGGGCGGACCCTGGCGACCGTGGACCACTGGGCCACCCGGATGCTCGCCGAGATGGTGATCGACCTCGCCTACATCGGGGCGAACGGCATCTCGCGCGAGCACGGCCTCACCACGCCCGACCCGGCGGTGGGCGCGGTGAAGGCGCAGGCGCTGGCCTCGGCCCGGCGCCGGGTCTTCGTCGGCGTGCACACCAAGTTCGGCGTGTCCAGCTTCCACCGGTTCGCGGGCGTCGCGGACCTCGAAGCGGTCATCACCGACTCGGTGCTGCCCGCCGGGGAGGCGCACCGCTACTCGCTGCTCGGCCCGAAGGTCGTCCGGGCCTGA
- a CDS encoding alkene reductase, translated as MSTAFEPLDLAGTKLANRIVMAPMTRSRAYGTVPSQAVAEYYAQRASAGLIITEGIQPSAVGQGYPDTPGLHTDEQVEGWRAVTDAVHAAGGRIFAQLMHAGRIGHPDVLPGDLHPVAPSAVRPAGKLFTGAGLEEFKIPVELTGAEVEATIADFAAAARNAVAAGFDGIELHGANGYLIHQFLSGNTNLRTDGWGGPVANRIRFAVEVARATADAIGGNRVGLRISPANRYNDIAEDDHQELYPALVDAINPLGLAYLHIAEQDQRPLTLELRKRFTGTLILNPYTSEGPTSAAELQLLEDGTADALAFGALFLANPDLPARLAAGGPFNTPDQSTFFGGTEKGYTDYPALQTAR; from the coding sequence ATGAGCACCGCGTTCGAACCGCTCGACCTGGCCGGCACGAAGCTGGCCAACCGGATCGTGATGGCCCCGATGACCCGCAGCCGGGCCTACGGCACCGTGCCGTCGCAGGCCGTGGCGGAGTACTACGCCCAGCGCGCGAGCGCCGGGCTGATCATCACCGAGGGCATCCAGCCCTCCGCGGTCGGACAGGGCTACCCGGACACCCCGGGCCTGCACACCGACGAGCAGGTCGAGGGCTGGCGGGCGGTCACCGACGCGGTGCACGCAGCGGGCGGTCGGATCTTCGCCCAGCTCATGCACGCGGGCCGGATCGGGCACCCGGACGTGCTGCCCGGCGACCTGCACCCGGTGGCACCCTCCGCGGTGCGCCCGGCGGGCAAGCTGTTCACCGGTGCCGGCCTGGAGGAGTTCAAGATCCCGGTCGAGCTGACCGGGGCCGAGGTCGAGGCCACCATCGCCGACTTCGCCGCCGCGGCCCGCAACGCCGTGGCCGCCGGCTTCGACGGCATCGAGCTGCACGGCGCCAACGGCTACCTGATCCACCAGTTCCTGTCCGGCAACACCAACCTGCGCACCGACGGGTGGGGCGGTCCGGTGGCCAACCGGATCCGCTTCGCCGTCGAGGTCGCCCGCGCGACCGCCGACGCGATCGGCGGCAACCGCGTCGGCCTGCGCATCTCCCCGGCCAACCGGTACAACGACATCGCCGAGGACGACCACCAGGAGCTGTACCCGGCGCTGGTCGACGCGATCAACCCGCTCGGCCTGGCCTACCTGCACATCGCCGAGCAGGACCAGCGCCCGCTGACCCTGGAGCTGCGCAAGCGCTTCACCGGCACCCTGATCCTCAACCCGTACACCTCGGAGGGTCCGACGAGCGCGGCCGAACTCCAGCTGCTGGAGGACGGCACGGCGGACGCCCTGGCGTTCGGCGCCTTGTTCCTGGCCAACCCGGACCTGCCCGCCCGCCTCGCCGCCGGCGGCCCGTTCAACACCCCGGACCAGTCGACCTTCTTCGGCGGCACCGAGAAGGGCTACACCGACTACCCGGCGCTCCAGACCGCTCGCTGA
- a CDS encoding MarR family winged helix-turn-helix transcriptional regulator, translating into MSDADKKPTSIPVPETAHGGRTSHAIFRVARLHRMLAGQLLRQAGLHPGQEMVMMHLWDCGPQRQADLCGVLDTDSATMTRTVQRLERAGFVRRTPDPHDGRATIVEPTVASQALRREVERTWRELEEATVEGLDERERAEVLRVLGVLECNLVKRTGRSSGPGAGAPGPDD; encoded by the coding sequence ATGTCGGACGCCGACAAAAAGCCCACTTCAATACCTGTTCCGGAGACCGCGCACGGCGGTCGGACCAGCCACGCGATCTTCCGGGTGGCCCGGTTGCACCGCATGCTCGCCGGTCAGCTGCTCAGACAGGCAGGTCTGCACCCCGGCCAGGAGATGGTCATGATGCACCTGTGGGACTGCGGCCCGCAGCGGCAGGCCGACCTGTGCGGCGTGCTGGACACCGACTCGGCCACGATGACGCGGACGGTGCAGCGGCTGGAGCGCGCCGGGTTCGTGCGCCGCACCCCCGACCCCCACGACGGGCGGGCCACGATCGTGGAGCCCACGGTGGCGAGCCAGGCGTTGCGCCGCGAGGTCGAGCGCACGTGGCGGGAGTTGGAGGAGGCCACCGTCGAGGGGTTGGACGAGCGGGAGCGGGCCGAGGTGCTGCGGGTGCTCGGGGTGCTGGAGTGCAACCTGGTGAAGCGGACCGGCAGGTCGTCCGGCCCGGGGGCGGGTGCCCCCGGACCGGACGACTGA